CAGGATCTTCCAGCCTTTCTTGCGGTCCTGCTCCACATCCTGCCAGAGGGCGATGACGGGACGCGCCTTCGCGCTGCCGAACCAGAAGATGTTCGCGCCCGACCACCAGCCGTCGCGGAACTTGAGCCATGTGCGGCGGGATGCGGGATAGCGGGCGAGCAGCGTGGCGCGCTCCACCATGGCGACGGCGATGTCCGCGCCGGTCGCCTGCGCGATGAACCGGTCGAGCATGGCGGCGTCGAGCAGCACATGGTCGGCGGTCGTCATCAGCAGCGGATAAGGCAGGTCGGCGCGGTCCATCAGCGACAGGAGGGAGGCGGCGATGCCGAAGCCGCTCGTCTCGAAGACGATCTTCGGATGCTCGGCCAGCCATGCCGTCGCGGGATTGTCGGCATAAAGCCGGGGCGACTGGGTGAGGATCAGGACGCGGGCGATGGCGGGATGCCCGACCAGCGCGCGGGCGGGATAGTCGATCATCGGGACGCCCGCGACAGGAACCAGCGGCTTGGCCGCGACGCCCGCCGCCTGCGCGAGCGGATCGGGGATGGGACGCACTCCGGCGAGCAGGATGGCGGTGACGGTCGGGGCGGTCATGCCGGTGCGTTAGCGCAAGCGCGGCGCGCGCGCCAAGCGGCTTATGTGCCGGCGGCGGCGGCGATCGGCGCTTTTTGCGCGAAACTTTCGCGGAGGCCCGGACGCAGGCCCTTGATCTGGGCCAGGCGGGCGCGGAAATTGGCGAGGTCGCGGCCCGCAAGCTGGGCGGTGGTGGTGAAGGTCACCGAAAGCGGATTGACGGTCCGGCCATTGCGGTAAAGCTCATAATGAAGGTGCGGGCCGGTCGAGAGGCCCGTGGACCCGACATAGCCGATCACCTGCCCGCGCCGCACCCGCTGGCCCGACACG
This genomic window from Sphingobium cloacae contains:
- a CDS encoding nucleotidyltransferase family protein; protein product: MTAPTVTAILLAGVRPIPDPLAQAAGVAAKPLVPVAGVPMIDYPARALVGHPAIARVLILTQSPRLYADNPATAWLAEHPKIVFETSGFGIAASLLSLMDRADLPYPLLMTTADHVLLDAAMLDRFIAQATGADIAVAMVERATLLARYPASRRTWLKFRDGWWSGANIFWFGSAKARPVIALWQDVEQDRKKGWKILTAFGPFALIGAALRMLTLRGGIARIGRRFGLVARLVAMDRAEACIDADKAEDVALIESILARPR